TTTAAGAAATGAGTATCAATGGTACAGCTGTTACGCTTTCCAATAGTTTCGATTGTCTCACAGATACTCTCCAGTTCTTTCTTACTCTCTGCCATTACAATAATGGTAACAGCCACATAGAATAAGCACTGGTCATTTTCCCTGACATCATCCATAATCGCCTCAATTTCCCTTTTCTCTGTTCTCTTTGCATAAGAGATTTCAGTGGAAAAGTCATTGTTCTTATTACGGACTCTCTGCTGCTTGATGATATCTGATTCAATGCCAAGATATTTCTTCTGTAATGTCTTTGTTGTTAAATCCTTTGGCACAGGCACTACATCAATACTCGTAATGGAATGAACCGGAAGGGATGTGATTTCATTGATGAAACGGTCCGATAAGCTGCTCGGATACTTCTTAATAAACAGTGCCCTGCAAAACTTATTCTCATCCTCAAAGTGATCCGGATAAAACTTAATCATTCCGTTGCACAAATCATTCTTAAAATCTGCTCCCACCTTCTTTGCTTCCTTCAGACTGAAATTGAAGCTGTTTTCATCCCCAAGGTGGTAATAATCATAAAGCACCTTGATTCTCTCATCCCCGGATAAAGCAACAATCTCTGCCCCCAGCTCGATAAATGCCTTATGGATGGTTGCCTCCAGGGTTGCAAACTGTGCCTTTGCCTCCTCAAAATTCTTACGTTCAATCGTGATGGTTAAGTATCTCTCCTGCTCGATACCCTGTCTGCCCTCACGAATCTTCTCCTCGATAATGTCATTATAAATCTTACGGAAATTGTCATAGCCATCATCACAGTAGGCAAGCAGCACCTTTTCCCTCAGATCAATCATGTTCTTATTCTTGTTATTTACCGTAATCTTGAAATTACAGTCCAAAGAATTTAAGAACTTGCAGTATCTCTCAAAGATACCAATCTGCTCATCCTCCGTGGCAGTGGTGTAATTGATATCCTGAAAACGATAGCATTTACTGTACTTGTTCCTTGCTACCTCAAAGATACCATTTTCCGCTACTGCCATGATTTCTATGGTTTCCTGAATGGATTTCGGAGTCTTGTAAAGCGGCTCACTCGCCTTTTTAAGCTCCTTAAATCCGTCTGCAAATAAACCCATATCTATTTACCTTCCTTTCTGCGTTACGCTTTCCTCATGGATTTACGCACCACACCGGGAACAACCCGGCTGGTGCCCGGATTGCTCCCTAAAAGGAAGTCAATCAACTCTTGTTACTATCTTGTTGCCTTAAAGATGGCAATTCCTGCCACCGCTGCAACTACTGCTGCAATCATTCCAAACAGAATGTTTCTCGTCTTTTTCTTCATAGCCTCAAATTCCTCCTTATTCTTAGTCTGGTCAGAAGCTTTTGTATCAGCATCCGCTTTGCCCTTTTTCTTCTTACCCGTACTGTTCATTTCAAACTCATACGCTTTAATTGCCGGCTCCCCTTCCGTTGATACATAGGTCAATGCCTTATTGCCAAACATATAGTGAAACTTCCTTCCCATATACTCATAAAAGCTCATGCCGTTATAGGAATAAAAACCGCCTAGTGCAATGGGTGCCACACAGGGTATTGCCACATAGGCTGCTCCCGTAAGTCCGATATACTTATAAAGCAGAAGAACAAGCCCTCCGCCAACTACCACACTTGCTGCCGAGAACAACAGCTGCTTTGCGGTAAGTCCCATTGCCACCGACTCCTGATAACGGTCAATGTCCTTATTGATTTCAATTACCAATTACCTCACCTCGCCTTCTCCTTTACTTTTTCATCCTTTACTCTGCCAATCAGTGTTTCATATGCCTGCATCCCGTCCGGGCAAAGTTCCCTAAGCTTATCCACATTGAACAGATAAAGTGGATATTCACAAAAGCCGCTTCTTTTTGTCAGTCCCGTAAACTCCCCTAAATCATTGTCCTTGATAAACTCTTCCAGTTCCGGCATGTTATTCATATCCACATAACCACAGTAAGCCGGCACTTTTCCCAGATTCACCGTAATGTCCCCATATGGTTCCGGACCCATTTCCGATACATCGGTAAGTCCGATATAGAGATTCTGGTTATTCAGATAACTGTTTATCTCAAGCTTAACCGGAAACGGCATATGGGTCAGATAGGATTCAAATTCCAGTGTCTTTTCCATCACGATCTCCTTTCTACAATCCTAATGCTTTGCTTGTAAGTGACTGTGCTCCCTTCACACTTCCCACGGTCATTGCTATGGTAAATGTCATTTCACACAGATAAATCAGTGTCTTTGCCCAGTCTGCATAACTTCCCGTAAACGATGGAAGTCCCGCATTGATAAAGGCATTGCACACAATAATGGCAAGTGCCATCGTGACTGCTTCCATTACGACGGATAAAAAGTATTTACAGTAAGTCACTACCGTATGGCTGACCATTCTGTTTCCGCCCATTGTGGAAAATGCAATGGCTCCAAGCGGCACAATAATCAGTATCTTTAAGAACCTGAAATACACCGTGTAAATGATAAAAAAGCCGCAGATAATGACAATAATCGACAACAATGCTGCCAGTATAAGCATTACCAGACTTTCTCCAAAACCAAGATTCTTAATGACATCCGCCTGTGTACTGTCAATGGTAAGCTGTACGGTTGTTCCTGCCGATAGCAGATTAACCAGATTTCCGATTGATGTGAAAAATGCCTTCATAATCGTGACATTGTTTGCCACGAACCACTCTGCAAGACCAAGTCTGATTAACATTCTCAGTATTGCCTCAAATCGCATCTCTTCCTTCACATCCACACTCTCCGAGCAGAAACCTATGACAAAGAACAAAACCACAAGGGAAGAACCAACCGCTACAAAGATTGGTTCAATTCCCTCAATGATTGCCCAGGGTCCGCCACCCTTAAAGCTTACCGGTGACTGCCCAAGCATTGAAAAAACAAGCGATATCTGGTTATTCCAGAAACCAAACACCATCTCAAGCAAAGCAAGGATTTTGTCACCAAGTTTGAATATATCCATACTTGTTACATCTCCTTCCTGTTGTTTTGGGGATTATCCCCTGTTCGTACCTCTATCTTAGAAACCTAAGAAAGTAAGTACAGTGGAAATACCTGCCATCATAACACCTGCCACAATACCCTTAAGGGCAGAGTTCATGGTGGATGAATCCTGCTGCTGGTATGCCTGTGCAAACTCCATGACATTCTTTGCAAGGATAATGACACCCACGGCACCGATTACCGCAATAACCAGTGTCTTAAGGTTTTCCAAAGGCTGTGTTACCGCAGAAGTACCGGTTGATGCCGCAAAGCAGGTGGTTGTCAGCTGGGACATCATCATTCCCACACCGCATAAAGCTGGTACTAATTTCTTCTTCATTCCTCTTAATCCCTTCATCTTGCTACCTCCATTCATATTGTTGTTAGTTGCTACTGCTACGTTTTCTCTCTTCATAATCAAAAATCTCCTTTTTGTTTGTTAGGTGCAGTGAGTAAGCCGGATAAAAAAAGATGAATAACATCTATCCGGCTTAAAACTCCCGAATAGATATCATTCATCCATTCTTATCTGCATTGTGTAATTGTTTCTATATCCAAACGGGATTGCTCCCGGTAATAAAGTTAAATCAGGCTTTTCCTGATATGGTATGCTATAACCACCTCCTTTAAGACGTGAAAAAGCATCAGACTTTCATGGCCTGATGCTTCACATTATAATTTATCTTTGTAATTTTCTAACTGATGAAATATCCCAAGTACATAGACGACATTACCCTCAATTCGAAAAATCAGAATATAGTCCATGTCCTTTACTACAGCTTCTTTATACCCTTTACTCTTGAGAAACGAATCTCTGCAATCTGCAAATTGATACGGATTATCCTCCAAACGGTCATACAACTGTTCAATACCGTCCAGCAAATGTCTCGCTGCCTGTTCATTCCTGAATTTATACAGAATATAATTTACCAGTTGTTCAAGTAATTCTTCTGTCCTTTCAGTAATAATAAGTCTATAAGCCATATTTTTCCCTCATAGAACCTAAAGAACTTCTTGCATCTTTTGTTCTTCCTTCTGTAATTTGCTGTTCAGATATCTCAAGCTCTCTATAAACATTAAGTCTACGCATCGTCTTTTCGTAGTTCTCCATGCTCATGATAACCATATCTCCATATCCGTTTTTGGTTATATAAATTGGTTCTTCCGCTTTGTGACACATTTCTGAAATTTCCGAGGTATTTTTTAAGTCTTTAATTGGAATAATCTGTGGCATAATATGCACCTCCTTAACTATGGGCTAATTATACCATTATTATCCCACTTTTTCAATCAGCTATTTGTGACAAATTTTTCCTTCATCGTTTCCACACTCACATCCGGATAAAAATACTGCATAATAACATCCTTTGTTATCTTTTTTGCAATTGCCTTACGCAATTCTTCCTTCTGCTCCTCCGAATAATCCCAGTGAAGCATTCGATTTGTGAGAGTATCTTCCCAATCAGGCTCTTTTCTTTTCTTATCCGTATTGACGGTCCCAACTTCCTCTGCCGGCTCCTGCGAATACTCCAGCTCATTATTCTGCGAACGGTTTAACTTCTCCTTCTCACTTTCCTCCTCAAGCTCAGAAAACCTCCTGCTTAATTCCAAATCTCCAAGCAGCATAAACTCATCATAGGAAAGATTGTCTATATAGATGTTCTCCCCCTTCTTCTGAAGCTTCTCGTAATGCTCCACAGCCTTCTTTGACAGAATCTCAAAAGGCGGACCGATCAGATTACTTTCCTTTGCAACCTGATGTTCATAAGGCTTTCCCTTACCGTCTGCGGTCTGGTTAAACATCGGATGATTAAACGGAACATACTTGTTATCGAGGATCGGGTCAAAGCCACGGATAAAGATAATACATTTCCTGTTATCCAGCTTTCTGACCTCATCCGGCGTGAATATCTCACGACCAAGCACATCATAATTCCTTGAGGAACTGCCCTGTCTGCCCTTGGTTTCTCCGCTTGACTTCTTATCAATCGTTCCTTTTCCCAGAAGTTCTGACACATATTTGTGGGTACTCTGCTCGTTACCTCCAAGATAAATGAAGGTATCGCAGTTGCCGGGAATTGTCTCCCATGTATCCTTAAACAGTGCCTTTAACTGGGCAAAGTTCTGAATGATGATAATGCTTGAAATCTCCCTGCTTCGCATGGTGGACAGTAATGAACAGTAGTCATCCGGCAATGCAATATTCGCGAACTCGTCTAACATAAAAGTCACATGAATCGGGAGTCTGCCGCCACAGTTAAAGTCTGCCTGATAATACAGCTCCTGAAATATCTGTGTGTATAACATACCGATAATAAAGTTGTAGGACTTATCACTGTCAGGAATGACACAAAACAGTGCGGTCTTGGTTTCCCCATCTCCGTTTACACCGATACCGATATCCGCAAGATTTAACTCATCCTTGGATAAAAGCCTTAACACCTGCTTATTTTCCAGAAAGGCAAGTCTTGAGTTGGCACTGATAATAATGGAACGGACTGTATCTCCTGCACCACGCATACACTTGTTGTACTGCTTTACTGCCGGATGATTTGCTCCAAGTGGCGAATTTTCTTCCAGAAACTTCATTCGCACATCAAGCCTTGATGGTTTCCCCTGCTCCGTAACTTCTGCCTCTCCAAGAAGCTTTAATACGGTTTCAAAGTTTCTCTTTCCCGGCTTTTCCTCCAGCCACACATAATAAAAGATTGCCTGTAAGAACAGCCCCTCCGCCTTCTCCCAGAACGGGTCCGAAGGAGTTGCACCCTTTGGTGTGGTATTACTGATAAGGTTGGTAATCAGCTTTACCACATCCGTTTCTTCCCTAATATAAGAAAACGGATTATAGCAGTCTGACTTATCCATTTCCAAGAGGTTGATAACCTTCACATTGTAGCCATTGTTCTTTAACATCTCCCCGCAGCTTCTTAGGATTTCTCCCTTCGGGTCAGTACATATAAAAGAACAGTTATGGGGCATCTGCATCAGGTTCGGCTTTACCTCATAGAAAGTCTTTCCTGCACCGGAACCACCACAGATTAAAATGTTTCCGTTAAGCTTCAGCCTTCTGAAATCAAGGGACATCTTCACATTCTGACTCAGGATTCGGTTGAAATTCTCATCCTTATCCATCAGAATCTTGTTTACCTTTGCCGGTGATTCTAACTTGGCTGTACCAAATTCCTTGCCGGGCATATAGTTTCTCTGACTGGTGTAATACATAACAACAGCCATAGCGTAGACTACTACAACTATGGCTATCATCTTAATCGTATTCTCATTGTAATAATTGGCAAAGGGAGCTTCACACACCTTACTGAACCTCTCCATAAAGTCCATCAGGTTGATTCCCTGCTCCCATGCCCCGCCTATCAGATATCCAAGATACCCGGCAAGAACTGCACCAAGTAATAAAAACACCATGGACGGTTTCTTTTTACTTGTCTGCATAGGCATCTACCTCTTCTTTGCTGTGGCAGATGTGGTTTTGGTATGGGCTGTCTTTGTTCTGGTTTCTGTCTTTGCCTGCGTTTTTTCATATCTTTCACGCACGGAAGCTTCCACCTTGTCATAATGCCTGTAAAGCTCATCCCCACGCTTTGTTTCTACCACACGGTTTTCCTCATCATACAGCTTGTAATCCTTACTGCTGTCGATGAAGGTAAGCATGGTCTTTCCACTGTGAATATCCATGATATTCTCTTTGTTAATCCATACATATCTTGCATTCTCTCCCCAGGTTCCTGGAACCCTTGTCTTGACTGCATGATCATTCTCTTTCACAATCAGGGTCTTGCTGATGGTAACATCCGAAAGATTGGTATTCTTGGATGCGGACACTGCCATCATTCGTTCTGCAAGGTTCTGATAACCCCTGATACGGTTGATAAAAGCATCCCTGTCCATAATTACCTTATGCTCTCCTGCTTTATTCTTCTCACCAAGCACACCGATTGTCTCAAGCTGCTTTAACACCGTTTCTGCCTGTGTACTGTCAATGCTGAAGTTTTCCTTTACTGCGTCCACACTGATACTCTGCTTCTCCATTGCAAACAGACCAACCTTTTCAATCAGTCCGTCCATTGCCGCACTGGCTCTCGCCCCTTCCGCAGTGTGGACTTTCTCGTTTCCCATCTTCTGGCTCTTCAGGAAATCCATCAGCTTTCCAAGCTGCTTTTCATCCCCGTTTTTCAAATAGTCATCAAATGTGGCAATACGACCAAAGCTTAACTTCTGAATCATCATATTCACTCTTGGCACAGCCTCTGTATGAAAGATGACCTCACTCAGTCCGTCTTTCTTATTCACATCCGGCAGCACCGAATAGAGAATACCGTACTTTTTCGCCATCTTCTCCACTTTCTTCATATCCTTGGTTTCAAACTGCAATACCTGCAAATCCCCGCCTTTCATAAGAAGCTTTCTCATGGAAGTCTTACCAAGTGACTTTTCATAATCAAGCATTCCTTTTAGAAAGTCGATTGCCTTCTGCATGGCACCGATACCGCCACTGCCTACTTTCATTGCAATCTCAATCCCATCATATGCGACACGGATAATCTGCACCGCTTCCTGAATCTCTTCTGCCATCTGACATCCTCCTCTCTTATAGTACTGGTTCTCGCAAAGAGCATCTTGGTGTGAAACTCTGGGATGATTCATTCTCTTCACGAGTTTCTTCCTCATGAGCTTTCTCATCCTCCGTTTCCTGCTCCCTTCTGCTCTCATTGACCTTTTCCTTAATCTCCTGTGCATCTGCTCTTCTGACCTGCTCCTCTGTCACATCCACGCCGTAAGCCGTAAGCACTTCTGCCAGACGGTTGATTGCCTTTTTCTCTTCGATACGG
This genomic window from Roseburia sp. 831b contains:
- a CDS encoding DUF4313 domain-containing protein, translating into MEKTLEFESYLTHMPFPVKLEINSYLNNQNLYIGLTDVSEMGPEPYGDITVNLGKVPAYCGYVDMNNMPELEEFIKDNDLGEFTGLTKRSGFCEYPLYLFNVDKLRELCPDGMQAYETLIGRVKDEKVKEKAR
- a CDS encoding PcfB family protein; its protein translation is MAEEIQEAVQIIRVAYDGIEIAMKVGSGGIGAMQKAIDFLKGMLDYEKSLGKTSMRKLLMKGGDLQVLQFETKDMKKVEKMAKKYGILYSVLPDVNKKDGLSEVIFHTEAVPRVNMMIQKLSFGRIATFDDYLKNGDEKQLGKLMDFLKSQKMGNEKVHTAEGARASAAMDGLIEKVGLFAMEKQSISVDAVKENFSIDSTQAETVLKQLETIGVLGEKNKAGEHKVIMDRDAFINRIRGYQNLAERMMAVSASKNTNLSDVTISKTLIVKENDHAVKTRVPGTWGENARYVWINKENIMDIHSGKTMLTFIDSSKDYKLYDEENRVVETKRGDELYRHYDKVEASVRERYEKTQAKTETRTKTAHTKTTSATAKKR
- a CDS encoding type II toxin-antitoxin system Phd/YefM family antitoxin, yielding MPQIIPIKDLKNTSEISEMCHKAEEPIYITKNGYGDMVIMSMENYEKTMRRLNVYRELEISEQQITEGRTKDARSSLGSMREKYGL
- a CDS encoding electron transporter RnfA encodes the protein MNGGSKMKGLRGMKKKLVPALCGVGMMMSQLTTTCFAASTGTSAVTQPLENLKTLVIAVIGAVGVIILAKNVMEFAQAYQQQDSSTMNSALKGIVAGVMMAGISTVLTFLGF
- a CDS encoding type II toxin-antitoxin system RelE/ParE family toxin, with translation MAYRLIITERTEELLEQLVNYILYKFRNEQAARHLLDGIEQLYDRLEDNPYQFADCRDSFLKSKGYKEAVVKDMDYILIFRIEGNVVYVLGIFHQLENYKDKL
- a CDS encoding VirD4-like conjugal transfer protein, CD1115 family, which codes for MQTSKKKPSMVFLLLGAVLAGYLGYLIGGAWEQGINLMDFMERFSKVCEAPFANYYNENTIKMIAIVVVVYAMAVVMYYTSQRNYMPGKEFGTAKLESPAKVNKILMDKDENFNRILSQNVKMSLDFRRLKLNGNILICGGSGAGKTFYEVKPNLMQMPHNCSFICTDPKGEILRSCGEMLKNNGYNVKVINLLEMDKSDCYNPFSYIREETDVVKLITNLISNTTPKGATPSDPFWEKAEGLFLQAIFYYVWLEEKPGKRNFETVLKLLGEAEVTEQGKPSRLDVRMKFLEENSPLGANHPAVKQYNKCMRGAGDTVRSIIISANSRLAFLENKQVLRLLSKDELNLADIGIGVNGDGETKTALFCVIPDSDKSYNFIIGMLYTQIFQELYYQADFNCGGRLPIHVTFMLDEFANIALPDDYCSLLSTMRSREISSIIIIQNFAQLKALFKDTWETIPGNCDTFIYLGGNEQSTHKYVSELLGKGTIDKKSSGETKGRQGSSSRNYDVLGREIFTPDEVRKLDNRKCIIFIRGFDPILDNKYVPFNHPMFNQTADGKGKPYEHQVAKESNLIGPPFEILSKKAVEHYEKLQKKGENIYIDNLSYDEFMLLGDLELSRRFSELEEESEKEKLNRSQNNELEYSQEPAEEVGTVNTDKKRKEPDWEDTLTNRMLHWDYSEEQKEELRKAIAKKITKDVIMQYFYPDVSVETMKEKFVTNS
- a CDS encoding PrgI family protein, which gives rise to MVIEINKDIDRYQESVAMGLTAKQLLFSAASVVVGGGLVLLLYKYIGLTGAAYVAIPCVAPIALGGFYSYNGMSFYEYMGRKFHYMFGNKALTYVSTEGEPAIKAYEFEMNSTGKKKKGKADADTKASDQTKNKEEFEAMKKKTRNILFGMIAAVVAAVAGIAIFKATR